Proteins co-encoded in one Gossypium arboreum isolate Shixiya-1 chromosome 11, ASM2569848v2, whole genome shotgun sequence genomic window:
- the LOC108474130 gene encoding probable serine/threonine-protein kinase WNK9 isoform X1, which produces MNGLLHLEEPDCSEFVEVDPTGRYGRYNEILGKGASKTVYRAFDEYEGIEVAWNQVKLYDFLQSPEDLERLYCEIHLLKTLKHKNIMKFYTSWVDTANRNINFVTEMFTSGTLRQYRLKHKRVNIRAVKHWCRQILRGLLYLHSHDPPVIHRDLKCDNIFVNGNQGEVKIGDLGLAAILRKSHAAHCVGTPEFMAPEVYEEAYNELVDIYSFGMCILEMVTFEYPYSECTHPAQIYKKVVSGRKPDALYKVKNPEVRQFVEKCLATVSLRLSARELLNDPFLQIDDCEYDLRQLEYGRELDEVGPLIRLPYLEFHHYSNSYSNGYSNGYGYETPNEWGYHPAEIEPSGIELFEYQEDEHAANVDISIKGKMGDDGGIFLRLRIVDKEGRIRNIYFPFDVETDTALSVATEMVSELDITDQDVTKIADMIDGEIASLVPGWRRGPGIDESPHFSNQNFCHNCASNRTSTGSLLDFLTHNGGVKDSRVLQCCRTGCASMHGRFEEITFQVEESEHCVTDGAPNESSQSDNLHYQEIWDQHENHELRHRNSDEEFDKSDQSFSANDDKEVREEKKIQSPNRNSIQCLTSSRSFSEVHSLYCDLSDNYENEVQQELRWLKAKYQMELRELRDQQQLGIVSDSSNCSNKDKNRNNDIPPLSTFAPNKHFNSDFHDNKNKRCPNSANRGGQYRKPAESPRVKEMVTAQNFFTGPLLPQSLHRTSSLPVDAVDI; this is translated from the exons ATGAATGGTCTTTTACATCTTGAAGAACCAGATTGTTCTGAGTTTGTTGAAGTTGATCCAACTGGAAGATATGGCAGA TACAATGAAATCCTTGGAAAAGGAGCTTCAAAGACAGT TTATAGAGCATTTGATGAGTATGAAGGGATTGAAGTTGCTTGGAACCAAGTCAAACTTTATGATTTTCTTCAAAGCCCTGAAGATCTTGAAAGACTGTATTGTGAGATTCATCTCCTTAAGACATTGAAGCACAAGAATATTATGAAGTTCTATACTTCTTGGGTTGATACCGCCAATAGGAACATTAATTTTGTCACTGAAATGTTCACTTCTGGAACTTTAAGACA GTATAGGCTAAAGCATAAGAGAGTGAACATTAGAGCAGTGAAGCATTGGTGTAGGCAGATCTTGAGAGGCCTTCTTTATCTCCATAGCCATGATCCCCCTGTGATTCATAGAGATCTTAAATGTGACAATATTTTTGTCAATGGCAACCAAGGAGAAGTTAAGATCGGCGATCTCGGCCTTGCGGCGATTCTCCGCAAATCTCATGCTGCTCATTGTGTTG GAACACCAGAGTTTATGGCTCCAGAGGTTTACGAAGAAGCCTACAATGAATTAGTTGACATTTATTCGTTCGGAATGTGCATTTTAGAAATGGTTACTTTCGAGTATCCTTATAGTGAGTGCACGCATCCAGCTCAAATCTACAAGAAAGTTGTCTCT GGTAGAAAACCAGATGCTTTGTATAAAGTTAAGAATCCGGAAGTCCGACAATTTGTTGAGAAATGTTTGGCAACTGTGTCTTTGAGGCTATCTGCGAGAGAGTTGTTAAATGACCCTTTTCTCCAGATTGATGattgtgaatatgatttgagacAACTAGAATATGGGAGGGAACTTGATGAAGTCGGTCCTCTCATTAGGCTACCGTATCTCGAGTTTCATCACTATAGTAATTCTTATAGTAACGGATACTCAAATGGTTATGGTTACGAAACACCAAATGAATGGGGGTATCATCCTGCTGAAATTGAACCAAGTGGAATCGAGCTTTTTGAATATCAAGAGGATGAACATGCTGCAAATGTAGACATAAGCATCAAGGGGAAGATGGGAGATGATGGTGGTATCTTTTTGAGACTTCGGATTGTCGATAAAGAAG GTCGTATTAGAAACATATATTTCCCATTCGATGTTGAAACTGATACAGCATTGAGTGTTGCTACTGAAATGGTTTCAGAATTGGATATCACTGACCAAGATGTGACTAAAATAGCTGATATGATCGATGGAGAAATTGCTTCCTTAGTACCTGGTTGGAGACGGGGGCCGGGAATTGATGAATCACCGCACTTTTCGAATCAGAACTTTTGTCATAATTGTGCTTCAAACCGTACATCTACCGGCTCCCTCTTAGATTTTTTGACACATAATGGAGGTGTCAAAGACTCGCGAGTTCTTCAGTGTTGTAGAACTGGATGTGCTTCAATGCATGGCCGGTTTGAAGAGATTACTTTTCAAGTCGAGGAATCCGAGCATTGTGTGACAGATGGTGCACCGAACGAGTCAAGCCAATCGGACAATTTGCATTACCAGGAAATATGGGATCAGCACGAAAATCATGAACTTAGACACAGAAATTCAGACGAAGAGTTCGATAAATCAGATCAATCATTCTCGGCAAATGATGATAAAGAagttagagaagaaaagaaaatccaATCTCCTAACAGGAATTCAATCCAATGTTTGACAAGCTCTCGGTCTTTCTCCGAAGTTCATTCATTATACTGTGATCTCTCCGACAATTACGAGAATGAAGTCCAACAGGAACTGAGATGGCTTAAAGCAAAGTACCAGATGGAATTAAGAGAACTTAGAGATCAACAACAATTAGGAATTGTATCAGACTCTTCAAACTGCAGTAACAAAGACAAGAACAGAAACAATGACATTCCGCCATTATCGACTTTTGCCCCTAACAAGCATTTTAACTCCGATTTCCATGACAATAAGAATAAGAGGTGCCCCAATTCAGCTAACCGAGGTGGCCAGTATCGCAAACCGGCAGAATCTCCAAGAGTTAAGGAGATGGTCACTGCTCAAAATTTCTTTACTGGACCACTGCTTCCACAATCTCTTCATAGAACAAGTTCCCTTCCAGTTGATGCTGTTGATATATAA